One genomic segment of Nitrospinaceae bacterium includes these proteins:
- a CDS encoding carboxymuconolactone decarboxylase family protein: MSRLTELSVGKFDKRQRQLYDKIVSGKRGEERFSAPFHIWIRSPDFLERLEKVGSYLRGDTPLPPRLIEMAVLITARFWTAQYEWFAHVPYAIRGGLDMEIISAIAKRRRPENMKTDEIALYDYCTDLHEKHAISDAVYQAALKQFGEQGMVDLTGLIGHYTMVSMTLNAFEVPLPAGAEHSLSE, from the coding sequence ATGAGCCGTCTAACAGAATTGTCCGTTGGAAAATTCGATAAAAGACAACGCCAACTTTACGATAAAATAGTATCCGGAAAGCGTGGAGAGGAAAGATTCAGCGCGCCGTTTCACATCTGGATTCGTAGCCCCGATTTTTTGGAACGTCTCGAAAAAGTGGGCTCCTATCTAAGAGGAGATACCCCTCTCCCGCCCCGTCTGATCGAGATGGCGGTTCTCATCACAGCCCGCTTCTGGACCGCCCAGTACGAATGGTTCGCACACGTGCCATACGCAATTAGGGGAGGTCTTGATATGGAAATTATATCGGCCATAGCCAAGCGACGACGACCCGAAAACATGAAGACCGATGAGATAGCTTTGTATGACTACTGCACCGACCTGCATGAAAAGCACGCCATTAGCGATGCGGTCTACCAGGCAGCACTTAAGCAATTTGGCGAACAAGGCATGGTCGATCTGACGGGACTCATCGGCCACTACACCATGGTGTCGATGACGCTGAACGCCTTCGAGGTGCCCTTGCCTGCCGGGGCCGAGCATTCACTTTCTGAATAA
- a CDS encoding glucose 1-dehydrogenase, whose amino-acid sequence MTIRNLFDLTDEVALVTGGAGAIGSEVAKGLAAFGANVVVADIDLEGAEKVAHQIEQLGRKSLAIKVDVSQKQEAERLARSVKDSFGTIDILFNNAGIMRRYSAEEFPLPEWEEVIQVNLTGIFLVAQAVANTAMIPQKSGKIINTSSMHAFVGRKKAAAYSASKSGVIGLTKVLANDWGPYNIRVNSLAPSNLDTPMTAAVLSDPERKKLALSRTPLGRFGLPEDLIGTVVFLASRASNYVTGQTILVEGGRSVE is encoded by the coding sequence ATGACTATCAGAAATTTATTTGATTTAACGGACGAGGTCGCGTTGGTAACTGGCGGGGCTGGCGCCATTGGCTCTGAGGTCGCAAAAGGTTTAGCCGCCTTTGGCGCGAATGTCGTCGTCGCTGACATTGATTTAGAGGGCGCAGAGAAAGTGGCCCACCAGATTGAACAATTAGGCCGAAAATCGTTGGCAATAAAAGTTGATGTGAGCCAAAAACAAGAAGCCGAGCGCTTGGCCCGTTCCGTGAAAGATTCTTTCGGCACCATCGACATTTTATTCAACAATGCAGGGATCATGCGGCGCTATTCTGCCGAGGAATTTCCGTTACCTGAATGGGAGGAAGTTATACAAGTGAATCTGACTGGGATTTTCCTCGTTGCACAAGCTGTAGCCAACACAGCCATGATTCCCCAAAAATCTGGAAAAATTATCAACACATCATCCATGCATGCATTTGTCGGCCGCAAGAAGGCCGCAGCCTACTCCGCAAGTAAAAGCGGAGTCATCGGACTGACCAAGGTGCTAGCCAACGACTGGGGCCCATACAACATCCGAGTAAACTCTCTGGCCCCAAGTAACCTCGACACCCCAATGACCGCCGCCGTGCTAAGCGACCCGGAGAGAAAAAAACTGGCGCTCTCAAGAACGCCGCTCGGAAGATTTGGGTTGCCCGAGGACCTGATCGGCACCGTCGTATTCCTTGCCTCGCGGGCCTCAAATTACGTTACAGGGCAAACAATCCTCGTCGAGGGAGGAAGATCGGTCGAGTGA
- a CDS encoding carboxymuconolactone decarboxylase family protein, which yields MVLKNKQAIMEKMRETHGEILAEQEFLIDNDWGWLRRRQALYEFHVTRDSALPRKMKEIIFAVVFAVRMPGTENARYIKKHIRAGLKAGATPREFIEAFECTIHPTGEGTVLVGMNCLRQVLEEDGISVDSNEGAQQAAEQEEVEPAHTDRKVLEENQLKVHGYVLPEHKYIMDHNWDWVIRSHDFFNYNVTREGALPMKMRSIVVVSALCARIPGIEGEKYIRNHMGQAMKAGASEAEIFDALQTAQFPCGGPTMLVGIKSLMTVVKERKEKEENA from the coding sequence ATGGTACTCAAGAACAAGCAGGCCATTATGGAAAAAATGCGTGAAACTCACGGGGAAATTCTCGCAGAACAAGAATTTTTAATTGATAACGACTGGGGATGGCTTCGTCGCCGCCAGGCGCTTTATGAATTTCATGTCACTCGGGATAGTGCGCTTCCAAGAAAGATGAAGGAAATTATCTTCGCCGTGGTTTTTGCCGTGCGCATGCCGGGAACCGAGAACGCACGATACATCAAAAAACACATTCGCGCGGGGCTCAAGGCGGGTGCAACCCCTAGAGAATTCATCGAGGCCTTCGAGTGTACGATTCATCCTACAGGCGAGGGGACCGTGCTCGTCGGCATGAATTGCCTTCGCCAGGTTCTTGAGGAAGACGGAATTTCGGTGGATAGCAATGAGGGGGCACAGCAAGCCGCTGAACAAGAGGAGGTGGAACCTGCTCACACAGACAGGAAAGTTTTAGAGGAAAATCAGCTAAAAGTTCATGGGTATGTTCTTCCCGAGCATAAATACATTATGGATCACAATTGGGATTGGGTTATCCGGTCTCATGATTTTTTTAACTATAACGTTACGCGGGAAGGCGCTCTTCCCATGAAGATGAGGTCAATCGTTGTTGTTTCCGCCCTTTGTGCTCGCATTCCTGGGATAGAGGGTGAGAAGTACATCCGAAACCATATGGGCCAGGCCATGAAGGCAGGCGCGAGCGAGGCAGAAATATTTGATGCACTTCAGACTGCGCAATTTCCATGCGGAGGCCCCACCATGCTGGTCGGTATTAAATCTCTCATGACGGTTGTTAAAGAAAGAAAAGAAAAGGAAGAAAACGCTTAG
- a CDS encoding fumarylacetoacetate hydrolase family protein, with protein MKLVRFFWRQEIHWGTLEHDQIFSISGSVYGAFEKGEALCRLDDVKLLAPAEPAIMVCVGINYQKATNAEGSTVEDRREAPRFFFKPASTLSNPGDGVRYPAASEDPHIEAELCTVIKRSARNVSKEDAKDYILGYTCGNELGALDFVRQDKNVTRARGFDTSGPLGPWLVTDLDTSDLSIKSRVNGEARQDARTSMMLFDVYEIIEHMTAFMTLQPGDVVWTGTPSGRSPVKEGDTIEVEIEGIGTLRNEVLAPN; from the coding sequence ATGAAACTAGTTCGATTTTTTTGGAGGCAGGAGATCCATTGGGGCACCCTGGAGCATGATCAGATTTTCTCGATTTCGGGAAGCGTGTATGGCGCGTTTGAAAAAGGTGAGGCCCTTTGCCGCCTAGATGACGTAAAATTACTTGCACCGGCCGAGCCCGCTATTATGGTCTGCGTGGGAATCAATTATCAAAAAGCGACCAATGCAGAGGGCTCAACGGTTGAGGATAGGAGAGAGGCACCACGCTTTTTCTTTAAGCCTGCCAGCACGTTGTCGAATCCGGGCGATGGGGTCCGATATCCCGCAGCGTCTGAAGACCCACATATAGAGGCGGAGCTTTGCACGGTCATCAAACGAAGCGCGAGGAACGTCTCCAAGGAAGATGCGAAAGATTATATTCTTGGCTACACATGTGGGAACGAACTTGGGGCCCTGGATTTTGTTCGTCAGGACAAAAACGTTACGCGGGCGCGAGGATTTGATACTTCAGGTCCTCTGGGCCCCTGGCTCGTTACCGATCTCGATACCTCCGATTTGAGCATAAAGAGCCGGGTCAACGGCGAGGCGAGGCAGGACGCCAGGACAAGCATGATGCTTTTTGATGTTTATGAAATCATCGAGCACATGACGGCGTTCATGACCTTGCAGCCGGGCGATGTTGTCTGGACGGGCACACCATCGGGACGCTCGCCCGTCAAGGAGGGCGATACCATTGAGGTGGAAATCGAAGGCATAGGGACTCTTCGCAATGAGGTCCTGGCGCCAAATTAG
- a CDS encoding fumarylacetoacetate hydrolase family protein, with product MKILRFDDDNIGILKNGDKVVDVSEVVSHRDLKGAQRAIEEVISNFDDCRDDIERIVGREEGVPLDSVQLLSPIPRPSKCLGAFLNYVDMPGRSLDNLPLEFFYMDPALLGPGGTIELVEIPEIIEFQPEAELAFVIGKVAKNVSVNEAMDYVFGYVPFFDISVRGITRYTRFLTKGQASHGPCGPWVTTKDEVPDPYKLNVKSWVNGELAQNYNTEYMAHKISAQVAWASRFVQLEPGDVIATGTYHVGRKPIKDGDHLEIEIEGMGKTGFHAKGFSPTRKASPLSAPSGPKPSPGPADLDTITRI from the coding sequence GTGAAAATTCTCCGTTTTGATGATGACAATATTGGCATTTTAAAGAATGGCGACAAGGTTGTGGATGTGAGCGAGGTGGTAAGCCACCGTGACTTGAAGGGTGCGCAAAGAGCGATCGAAGAGGTGATATCGAACTTCGATGATTGTCGAGATGATATCGAGCGAATTGTCGGTCGAGAAGAAGGCGTTCCCTTGGACTCCGTACAGCTCCTATCTCCAATTCCCAGGCCCAGCAAATGCCTGGGAGCATTTTTGAATTACGTAGATATGCCGGGAAGGTCGCTGGATAACCTTCCCCTGGAGTTCTTCTACATGGATCCGGCGCTTCTCGGTCCAGGCGGCACCATTGAGTTGGTGGAAATTCCCGAGATCATTGAATTTCAGCCCGAAGCGGAGCTGGCGTTTGTAATCGGGAAAGTAGCGAAAAACGTCTCGGTGAATGAGGCCATGGACTATGTTTTTGGGTATGTGCCTTTCTTCGATATATCGGTTCGGGGAATTACACGCTATACCCGCTTTCTCACGAAGGGGCAGGCTTCCCACGGCCCTTGTGGTCCTTGGGTTACAACCAAGGACGAGGTACCCGATCCGTACAAACTCAATGTAAAGAGTTGGGTGAACGGTGAACTCGCTCAAAACTATAATACCGAATACATGGCCCATAAAATTTCAGCACAGGTGGCATGGGCCAGCCGCTTCGTCCAGCTTGAGCCTGGCGATGTTATCGCCACGGGGACTTATCATGTAGGACGCAAGCCTATCAAGGATGGCGATCACCTGGAGATCGAAATTGAAGGGATGGGGAAGACAGGTTTTCATGCCAAAGGATTTTCTCCCACGCGAAAGGCGTCGCCTTTGTCAGCGCCTTCGGGTCCAAAACCCTCTCCCGGTCCTGCCGATTTGGATACAATCACCCGGATTTAA